The following proteins are encoded in a genomic region of Arachis ipaensis cultivar K30076 chromosome B02, Araip1.1, whole genome shotgun sequence:
- the LOC107621635 gene encoding putative disease resistance protein At3g14460 isoform X3, translating into MADALVGGALLNGFINVVFDRLLTKDTVNLVLGKKLGSDLLERLKISLLAADALLDDAEYKQLGNNRVREWLNSLRDAVYDADDFLDAVLTKAATEKKVRSLLPSFFLDRHRKMVDNMEGVVKRIEFLVSQKDILGLQKTTKDNNLSSSSLSSSSSWRETTCLMEGNIYGREDDQQALIKTIDNNESQLSVIPIVGMGGVGKTTLAKWVYSVAEGFDLKAWVCISETFHVADITKKTIEETTKTTCSPGSLNLLQNKLQEILSGKKFFIVLDDVWSDDADKWKQFITPFQCGAKGSSILLTTRMKEVASVVQTCPSHFLNELLEEYCWSLFKDKACFPESNGIPTLEEIGRNIVKKCKGLPLAIETLGRLLQGKRDAKEWNAVLRSDIWEISTKNSKIIPALLISYFQLPPYLKRCFVYCSLFPKDYEFEKNELVLLWMAEDLLRLPKRGECLEEVGSQCFEELASRLFFKPAEYERYVMHDLLHDLAIFLAGDFYCRIEEFGEQEEKKVLIRHLSHFGSLDHLISKVFKSSVKAESLRTSLYIKDLLSMESRASKLKYLRVLSFCELDALPGSIGKLIHLRYLDLSWAKVKTLPESLCNLFNLQTLILYQCRSLTMLPNDMHKLVNLRHLDLRGTFLEEMPRGIGKLKHLHTLSSFVVGKHKDNGMEELGGLSNLEGSFEIKKLENVADGRQARSARMLEKNHIDYLLLEWSRGHEIVSNTETERDILDGLQPHTGLKELRIEGYKGERFPDWVGHCSYNNMTSVSLLNCKNCCMLPSLGQLPSLKSLSIYGFLELKRIGDEFYKNDSDHHSSPIPPFPSLEELVFAYMPRWEEWHVPDPEAFPRLRRLDIDDCPLLKGDMLNDILWRRDCCLREDEEGRSDEMVGGGDALSIRPSQSFNATTINHQPHAALQRLSISWCSKLVSLAGEGLAAPNLTHLKVTMCLKLEALPRDMKSLFPSLRSLVIGGCSDMFRLAEGDLPPNLKELEVGISEQQMRDLSWMGNLHALTRLVINGYYTCKNIKSYPEVGSLPHLPSLTTLEISFFKNLETLECNELLRLTSLQQLHIQCCHKLENMEGEKLPPSLLRLKLYYCGLLGEHCKNKHQLIWPKISHIPTIQVDFKHIS; encoded by the exons ATGGCTGATGCACTTGTTGGTGGAGCTTTACTTAATGGCTTCATTAACGTTGTCTTTGACAGGTTGCTCACAAAGGATACGGTCAACTTGGtcttgggcaagaagcttggctCTGACTTGCTTGAAAGGCTGAAGATTTCACTGCTTGCTGCTGATGCTTTGCTTGATGATGCTGAGTACAAGCAACTGGGCAACAATCGTGTGAGGGAGTGGCTCAACAGTCTAAGAGATGCTGTTTATGATGCTGATGACTTTCTGGACGCTGTCCTCACCAAAGCCGCCACTGAAAAGAAGGTACGTTCTTTGTTGCCTAGTTTCTTCCTCGACCGACATAGGAAGATGGTAGATAACATGGAAGGGGTGGTTAAAAGAATAGAATTTCTTGTAAGTCAAAAAGATATCCTTGGTCTTCAAAAGACTACCAAGGATAATAActtgtcatcatcatcattatcatcatcatcatcatggcgAGAAACCACATGTCTGATGGAAGGGAACATATATGGAAGGGAGGATGATCAACAAGCTCTAATCAAAACAATTGACAACAATGAATCTCAGTTATCTGTGATTCCTATTGTTGGCATGGGTGGGGTTGGTAAAACAACCTTAGCCAAATGGGTGTACAGTGTCGCGGAGGGATTTGATCTGAAAGCATGGGTCTGCATCTCTGAAACATTTCATGTTGCTGACATTACAAAGAAAACCATTGAGGAAACTACAAAAACTACTTGTAGCCCTGGGAGTTTAAATTTGCTTCAAAATAAACTGCAGGAAATCTTGTCGGGAAAGAAGTTCTTTATTGTTCTAGACGATGTCTGGAGCGATGATGCCGATAAGTGGAAGCAATTTATAACTCCTTTTCAATGTGGGGCTAAGGGTAGTTCAATTCTTCTTACAACTCGTATGAAAGAGGTTGCTTCAGTAGTTCAAACATGTCCCTCTCACTTTCTTAACGAGTTGTTAGAAGAGTACTGTTGGTCATTGTTTAAAGACAAAGCATGTTTTCCGGAGTCAAACGGTATTCCAACATTAGAGGAAATCGGTAGAAATATTGTCAAGAAGTGTAAAGGGTTGCCATTAGCTATTGAAACACTTGGGCGCTTGTTGCAAGGAAAGCGTGATGCTAAAGAATGGAATGCTGTTTTAAGGAGTGACATCTGGGAAATTTCTACGAAAAATAGTAAAATTATTCCAGCATTGTTAATAAGCTACTTCCAGCTACCTCCTTACTTGAAGCGTTGTTTCGTTTATTGTTCATTGTTTCCCAAAGATTATGAGTTTGAGAAAAATGAACTAGTTTTGCTGTGGATGGCTGAAGATCTTTTAAGGCTACCAAAGAGAGGAGAGTGTTTAGAAGAGGTTGGTTCTCAGTGTTTTGAAGAATTGGCTTCAAGGTTATTTTTTAAACCAGCTGAGTATGAGAGGTACGTGATGCATGATCTGTTGCATGACTTGGCAATATTCCTTGCTGGAGACTTCTATTGTAGAATAGAAGAGTTTGGTGAACAAGAAGAGAAGAAGGTTCTCATTCGTCATTTGTCACATTTCGGAAGCTTAGATCATCTAATCTCAAAAGTCTTTAAGTCCAGTGTGAAAGCAGAATCTTTGAGGACATCGTTGTATATCAAAGATTTGTTAAGCATGGAAAGCAGAGCATCAAAGTTGAAATACTTGAGAGTTTTATCCTTTTGCGAACTTGATGCATTACCAGGTTCAATAGGTAAATTGATTCATCTACGCTATTTGGATCTCTCTTGGGCCAAGGTTAAGACATTACCAGAGTCATTATGCAACTTGTTTAATCTACAAACATTGATCTTGTATCAATGTCGTTCCCTGACCATGTTGCCCAATGACATGCATAAACTTGTGAATTTACGGCATCTTGATCTTAGGGGAACTTTTTTGGAAGAAATGCCTAGGGGAATAGGTAAATTGAAACACTTGCACACCTTAAGTTCGTTTGTGGTGGGCAAGCACAAAGACAATGGAATGGAGGAATTAGGAGGGCTCTCAAATCTTGAAGGATCATTTGAGATTAAGAAGTTGGAGAATGTTGCTGATGGCAGACAAGCCAGGAGTGCAAGGATGTTGGAGAAGAACCACATTGACTACTTATTGTTGGAATGGTCTCGGGGCCATGAGATAGTTTCAAACACGGAGACTGAGAGAGATATACTCGACGGCTTGCAACCGCACACTGGCTTGAAAGAGTTGAGAATCGAGGGATACAAGGGCGAAAGATTTCCAGATTGGGTGGGACACTGTTCCTACAACAATATGACAAGTGTATCTCTACTGAATTGCAAGAATTGCTGCATGCTGCCTTCACTTGGACAACTGCCATCTCTAAAGTCCCTGAGCATTTACGGTTTTCTTGAGCTCAAGCGTATTGGTGATGAGTTTTACAAGAATGACAGCGATCATCATTCCTCGCCTATTCCACCGTTTCCTTCACTCGAGGAATTGGTGTTTGCTTACATGCCACGGTGGGAGGAGTGGCACGTACCTGACCCAGAAGCTTTTCCTCGGCTTAGGAGACTTGATATAGATGATTGTCCATTGCTAAAGGGAGATATGCTTAACGACATATTGTGGAGAAGGGATTGTTGTTTGCgggaagatgaagaaggaaggTCTGATGAGATGGTAGGTGGTGGGGATGCTTTATCAATAAGGCCATCTCAATCATTTAATGCAACCACCATCAACCATCAACCACACGCTGCTCTTCAACGTCTCTCCATTTCTTGGTGCTCGAAATTAGTGTCATTAGCAGGAGAAGGACTGGCTGCACCCAACTTGACTCATCTAAAAGTCACAATGTGCTTGAAGTTGGAGGCGTTACCACGTGACATGAAGAGTCTATTCCCAAGTCTACGGTCTCTCGTGATAGGTGGTTGCTCAGACATGTTCAGGTTGGCAGAGGGTGATTTGCCGCCTAACTTGAAAGAACTTGAAGTGGGAATTAGCGAGCAACAAATGAGGGATCTATCATGGATGGGCAACTTGCACGCCCTCACTCGTCTTGTTATTAATGGTTATTATACGTGTAAGAACATAAAGTCATACCCAGAGGTGG GTTCGCTGCCTCACCTTCCCTCCCTTACCACTCTTGAGATATCATTCTTCAAGAATCTGGAGACATTGGAGTGCAACGAGCTTCTCCGCCTCACCTCCCTTCAACAATTGCACATTCAGTGCTGCCACAAGCTGGAGAATATGGAAGGAGAAAAGCTGCCTCCCTCTCTCTTGCGACTTAAACTTTATTATTGTGGTTTGCTGGGAGAACACTGCAAGAACAAGCATCAACTAATCTGGCCCAAAATTTCCCACATCCCCACCATTCAAGTCGATTTCAAACATATTTCCTAA
- the LOC107621635 gene encoding putative disease resistance protein At3g14460 isoform X2, whose amino-acid sequence MASVVGGAFLSGFISIVINKSLREDAVNQVFGKKLGPGLVERLKISLLAAEAVLDDAEYKQLGDDRVRDWLNCLRDSVYDADDFLDAVHTKAATQKEVRSSKLSFFRNRHRKMVDNMEEVVARIEFLVKQKDDLGLQKSTKDNNLSSSSSSSWRETTCLMQGKIYGREDDQQALTKIIKDNSESQLSVIPIVGMGGVGKTTLAKWVYNFTEGFDDDKKVWVCISETFDVAEITKKTIEEITKTPCTLGSLNSLQNELKKNLSGKKFFIVLDDVWSEDADKWEQFITPFHYGAKGSTILLTTRNQEVASVVHTCPSYILNGLSEESCWLLFAANACFPVSNGNRKLEDVGRKIVKRCKGLPLAVETLGRLLRGKDDVKEWNAVLRSDIWEYSTKNSKIIPALLISYFQLPPYLKRCFVYCSLFPKDHRFEKNELVLLWMAEDLLRVPKRGESLEEVGSQCFEELASRLFFKKLQDNYKFVMHDLLHDLAIFLAGDFYCKIEELGEQERKKVLTRHLSHLRGGSLDHPISKVFKSIVKSESLRTSLYVDDLLSKKSRATKLKYLRVLSFDKLDVLPDSIGELIHLRYLNLSQTDVKTLPESLCNLYNLQTLILYACYKLTMLPNDMHKLVNLRHLDLRGTSLEEMTRGISKLKHKPILDYFAVGKHEDNGIQELGGLPNLEGSFEIKKLENVVDARQARSARMLEKNHIDKLSLEWSSGSEMVSNIETERDILDDLQPHNGLKELRMKGYKGETFPVWVGDCSYNNMTSVTLASCKNCCMLPSLGQLPSLKYLSIKGLDQLRIIGEEFYNNDSGHHSSPIAPFPSLEELVFANMPCWEEWHVPHPEAFPRLRKLRIKECPTLKGDMLNAISLRMVSSLSDASEVRKLEIRGDHEERYDEMLYRDTLSIGGCESAVKSALNLLACFPEICIGGCSSAVSFPGNCLPKSLQKLIINDCRNLEFPEQQQQKYDLVELKIQHSCDSLTSLSLDVFPNLKTLDIYGCRNLESVSMSEAPHAALEEVTINDCSKLVSLAGEGLAAPNLTYLNVSKCYRLEALPQDMNNLLPSLRSLDIYSCSKICSRLPEGGLPPNLKELSAGGCEEQMRSLSWMGNLDTLTHLTIHGSDCDSVTSFLGSLPHLPSLTTLEISFFKNLETLECNELLRLTSLQQLHIQCCHKLENMEGEKLPPSLLRLKLYYCGLLGEHCKNKHQLIWPKISHIPTIQVDFKHIS is encoded by the exons ATGGCTAGTGTAGTTGGTGGAGCTTTCCTCTCTGGCTTTATTAGCATTGTCATTAACAAGTCCCTTAGAGAGGATGCGGTCAACCAGGTCTTCGGCAAGAAACTTGGCCCTGGCTTGGTTGAGAGGCTGAAGATTTCACTGCTTGCTGCCGAAGCTGTGCTTGATGATGCTGAGTACAAGCAACTGGGCGATGATCGTGTGAGGGATTGGCTCAACTGTCTGAGAGATTCTGTTTATGATGCTGATGACTTTCTGGACGCTGTACACACCAAAGCCGCCACTCAAAAGGAGGTACGTTCTTCCAAGCTTAGTTTCTTCCGTAACCGACATAGGAAGATGGTAGATAACATGGAAGAGGTGGTTGCAAGAATAGAATTTCTTGTAAAGCAGAAAGATGACCTTGGTCTTCAAAAGAGTACCAAGGATAATAacttgtcatcatcatcatcatcatcatggcgAGAAACCACATGTCTGATGCAAGGGAAAATATATGGCAGGGAGGATGATCAACAAGCTTTAACCAAAATAATAAAGGACAACAGTGAATCTCAGTTATCTGTGATTCCTATTGTTGGCATGGGCGGGGTTGGTAAAACAACCTTAGCCAAATGGGTGTACAATTTCACAGAGGGatttgatgatgataaaaaagtaTGGGTCTGCATCTCTGAAACATTTGATGTTGCTGAGATTACAAAGAAAACCATTGAGGAGATCACTAAAACACCTTGTACCCTTGGGAGTTTAAATTCGCTTCAAAACGAATTGAAGAAAAACTTGTCGGGAAAGAAGTTCTTTATTGTTCTAGACGATGTCTGGAGCGAAGATGCCGATAAGTGGGAGCAATTTATAACTCCTTTTCACTATGGGGCTAAGGGTAGTACAATTCTTCTAACAACTCGCAATCAAGAGGTTGCTTCAGTAGTTCACACATGTCCCTCTTACATTCTTAATGGGTTGTCGGAAGAGTCTTGTTGGTTATTGTTTGCAGCCAATGCATGTTTTCCAGTGTCAAACGGGAACCGAAAACTAGAGGATGTCGGTAGAAAGATTGTCAAGAGGTGTAAGGGGTTGCCATTAGCTGTTGAAACACTTGGGCGTTTGTTGCGAGGAAAGGACGATGTTAAAGAATGGAATGCTGTTTTAAGGAGTGACATCTGGGAATATTCTACGAAAAATAGTAAAATTATTCCAGCATTGTTAATAAGCTACTTCCAGCTACCTCCTTACTTGAAGCGTTGTTTCGTTTATTGTTCATTGTTTCCCAAAGATCACAGGTTTGAGAAAAATGAACTAGTTTTGCTGTGGATGGCTGAAGATCTTTTAAGGGTACCAAAGAGAGGAGAGAGTTTAGAAGAGGTTGGTTCTCAGTGTTTTGAAGAATTAGCTTCAAGGTTATTCTTTAAAAAGCTTCAAGACAATTACAA GTTCGTGATGCATGATCTCTTGCATGACTTGGCAATATTCCTTGCTGGAGACTTCTATTGTAAAATAGAAGAACTTGGTgaacaagaaagaaagaaggttCTCACTCGTCATTTGTCACATTTGCGAGGTGGAAGCTTAGATCATCCAATCTCAAAAGTCTTCAAGTCCATCGTGAAGTCAGAATCTTTGAGGACATCTTTGTATGTCGATGATTTGTTAAGCAAGAAAAGCAGAGCAACAAAGTTGAAATACTTGAGAGTTTTATCCTTTGATAAACTTGATGTATTACCAGATTCAATAGGTGAATTGATTCATCTACGCTATTTGAATCTCTCTCAGACCGATGTTAAGACATTACCAGAGTCACTATGCAACTTGTATAATCTACAAACATTAATATTGTATGCATGTTATAAGCTGACCATGTTGCCCAATGACATGCATAAACTTGTGAATTTACGGCATCTTGATCTTAGGGGAACTTCTTTGGAAGAAATGACTAGAGGAATAAGTAAATTGAAACACAAGCCTATTTTAGATTACTTTGCGGTGGGCAAGCACGAAGACAATGGAATACAGGAATTAGGAGGGCTCCCAAATCTTGAAGGATCATTTGAGATTAAGAAGTTGGAGAATGTTGTTGATGCGAGACAAGCAAGGAGTGCAAGGATGTTGGAGAAGAACCACATTGACAAGTTATCGTTGGAATGGTCTTCAGGTAGTGAGATGGTTTCCAACATAGAGACTGAGAGAGATATACTCGATGACTTGCaaccgcacaatggcttgaaagagTTGAGAATGAAGGGATACAAGGGCGAAACATTTCCAGTTTGGGTGGGGGACTGTTCCTACAACAATATGACAAGCGTAACACTAGCATCTTGCAAGAATTGCTGCATGCTACCTTCACTTGGACAGCTGCCATCTCTTAAGTACCTGAGCATTAAAGGTTTGGATCAGCTGAGGATTATTGGCGAAGAGTTTTACAATAATGACAGCGGTCATCATTCTTCGCCTATTGCACCGTTTCCTTCACTCGAGGAATTGGTGTTTGCTAACATGCCATGCTGGGAGGAGTGGCACGTACCTCACCCAGAAGCTTTTCCTCGGCTTAGGAAACTTCGAATAAAAGAGTGTCCAACGTTAAAGGGAGATATGCTTAATGCCATATCCTTGAGAATGGTTTCTTCTTTGTCGGATGCTTCCGAAGTTCGCAAGCTGGAAATACGGGGAGATCATGAAGAAAGGTATGATGAGATGCTATATCGGGATACTTTATCAATTGGGGGATGTGAATCCGCAGTGAAGTCTGCATTAAACCTTCTAGCTTGCTTCCCAGAAATATGTATCGGGGGGTGTTCGTCTGCTGTATCCTTTCCGGGCAATTGTTTACCTAAATCTCTGCAAAAGCTGATAATCAATGATTGCAGAAACTTGGAATTTCCTGAGCAACAACAGCAGAAGTATGATTTGGTAGAGCTAAAAATACAACACAGCTGTGATTCACTGACCTCCTTGTCGTTGGATGTCTTTCCCAATCTCAAGACTCTCGATATATATGGGTGTAGGAATCTGGAATCAGTGTCAATGTCAGAGGCACCACACGCTGCTCTTGAAGAAGTCACCATCAATGACTGCTCCAAATTAGTGTCATTAGCAGGAGAAGGACTGGCTGCACCCAACTTGACTTATCTCAATGTTAGCAAATGCTACAGGTTGGAGGCATTGCCACAGGACATGAATAATCTTCTCCCAAGTTTACGGTCTCTGGATATATATAGTTGCTCGAAAATTTGTAGCAGGTTGCCAGAGGGTGGTTTGCCGCCTAACTTGAAAGAGCTTAGTGCGGGAGGTTGCGAGGAACAAATGAGGAGTCTATCATGGATGGGCAACTTGGACACCCTCACTCATCTTACCATTCATGGTTCTGATTGTGATAGCGTGACGTCATTCCTAGGTTCGCTGCCTCACCTTCCCTCCCTTACCACTCTTGAGATATCATTCTTCAAGAATCTGGAGACATTGGAGTGCAACGAGCTTCTCCGCCTCACCTCCCTTCAACAATTGCACATTCAGTGCTGCCACAAGCTGGAGAATATGGAAGGAGAAAAGCTGCCTCCCTCTCTCTTGCGACTTAAACTTTATTATTGTGGTTTGCTGGGAGAACACTGCAAGAACAAGCATCAACTAATCTGGCCCAAAATTTCCCACATCCCCACCATTCAAGTCGATTTCAAACATATTTCCTAA
- the LOC107621635 gene encoding putative disease resistance protein At3g14460 isoform X1 produces MASVVGGAFLSGFISIVINKSLREDAVNQVFGKKLGPGLVERLKISLLAAEAVLDDAEYKQLGDDRVRDWLNCLRDSVYDADDFLDAVHTKAATQKEVRSSKLSFFRNRHRKMVDNMEEVVARIEFLVKQKDDLGLQKSTKDNNLSSSSSSSWRETTCLMQGKIYGREDDQQALTKIIKDNSESQLSVIPIVGMGGVGKTTLAKWVYNFTEGFDDDKKVWVCISETFDVAEITKKTIEEITKTPCTLGSLNSLQNELKKNLSGKKFFIVLDDVWSEDADKWEQFITPFHYGAKGSTILLTTRNQEVASVVHTCPSYILNGLSEESCWLLFAANACFPVSNGNRKLEDVGRKIVKRCKGLPLAVETLGRLLRGKDDVKEWNAVLRSDIWEYSTKNSKIIPALLISYFQLPPYLKRCFVYCSLFPKDHRFEKNELVLLWMAEDLLRVPKRGESLEEVGSQCFEELASRLFFKKLQDNYKYIKDLASWLFFERSRFFSERFVMHDLLHDLAIFLAGDFYCKIEELGEQERKKVLTRHLSHLRGGSLDHPISKVFKSIVKSESLRTSLYVDDLLSKKSRATKLKYLRVLSFDKLDVLPDSIGELIHLRYLNLSQTDVKTLPESLCNLYNLQTLILYACYKLTMLPNDMHKLVNLRHLDLRGTSLEEMTRGISKLKHKPILDYFAVGKHEDNGIQELGGLPNLEGSFEIKKLENVVDARQARSARMLEKNHIDKLSLEWSSGSEMVSNIETERDILDDLQPHNGLKELRMKGYKGETFPVWVGDCSYNNMTSVTLASCKNCCMLPSLGQLPSLKYLSIKGLDQLRIIGEEFYNNDSGHHSSPIAPFPSLEELVFANMPCWEEWHVPHPEAFPRLRKLRIKECPTLKGDMLNAISLRMVSSLSDASEVRKLEIRGDHEERYDEMLYRDTLSIGGCESAVKSALNLLACFPEICIGGCSSAVSFPGNCLPKSLQKLIINDCRNLEFPEQQQQKYDLVELKIQHSCDSLTSLSLDVFPNLKTLDIYGCRNLESVSMSEAPHAALEEVTINDCSKLVSLAGEGLAAPNLTYLNVSKCYRLEALPQDMNNLLPSLRSLDIYSCSKICSRLPEGGLPPNLKELSAGGCEEQMRSLSWMGNLDTLTHLTIHGSDCDSVTSFLGSLPHLPSLTTLEISFFKNLETLECNELLRLTSLQQLHIQCCHKLENMEGEKLPPSLLRLKLYYCGLLGEHCKNKHQLIWPKISHIPTIQVDFKHIS; encoded by the coding sequence ATGGCTAGTGTAGTTGGTGGAGCTTTCCTCTCTGGCTTTATTAGCATTGTCATTAACAAGTCCCTTAGAGAGGATGCGGTCAACCAGGTCTTCGGCAAGAAACTTGGCCCTGGCTTGGTTGAGAGGCTGAAGATTTCACTGCTTGCTGCCGAAGCTGTGCTTGATGATGCTGAGTACAAGCAACTGGGCGATGATCGTGTGAGGGATTGGCTCAACTGTCTGAGAGATTCTGTTTATGATGCTGATGACTTTCTGGACGCTGTACACACCAAAGCCGCCACTCAAAAGGAGGTACGTTCTTCCAAGCTTAGTTTCTTCCGTAACCGACATAGGAAGATGGTAGATAACATGGAAGAGGTGGTTGCAAGAATAGAATTTCTTGTAAAGCAGAAAGATGACCTTGGTCTTCAAAAGAGTACCAAGGATAATAacttgtcatcatcatcatcatcatcatggcgAGAAACCACATGTCTGATGCAAGGGAAAATATATGGCAGGGAGGATGATCAACAAGCTTTAACCAAAATAATAAAGGACAACAGTGAATCTCAGTTATCTGTGATTCCTATTGTTGGCATGGGCGGGGTTGGTAAAACAACCTTAGCCAAATGGGTGTACAATTTCACAGAGGGatttgatgatgataaaaaagtaTGGGTCTGCATCTCTGAAACATTTGATGTTGCTGAGATTACAAAGAAAACCATTGAGGAGATCACTAAAACACCTTGTACCCTTGGGAGTTTAAATTCGCTTCAAAACGAATTGAAGAAAAACTTGTCGGGAAAGAAGTTCTTTATTGTTCTAGACGATGTCTGGAGCGAAGATGCCGATAAGTGGGAGCAATTTATAACTCCTTTTCACTATGGGGCTAAGGGTAGTACAATTCTTCTAACAACTCGCAATCAAGAGGTTGCTTCAGTAGTTCACACATGTCCCTCTTACATTCTTAATGGGTTGTCGGAAGAGTCTTGTTGGTTATTGTTTGCAGCCAATGCATGTTTTCCAGTGTCAAACGGGAACCGAAAACTAGAGGATGTCGGTAGAAAGATTGTCAAGAGGTGTAAGGGGTTGCCATTAGCTGTTGAAACACTTGGGCGTTTGTTGCGAGGAAAGGACGATGTTAAAGAATGGAATGCTGTTTTAAGGAGTGACATCTGGGAATATTCTACGAAAAATAGTAAAATTATTCCAGCATTGTTAATAAGCTACTTCCAGCTACCTCCTTACTTGAAGCGTTGTTTCGTTTATTGTTCATTGTTTCCCAAAGATCACAGGTTTGAGAAAAATGAACTAGTTTTGCTGTGGATGGCTGAAGATCTTTTAAGGGTACCAAAGAGAGGAGAGAGTTTAGAAGAGGTTGGTTCTCAGTGTTTTGAAGAATTAGCTTCAAGGTTATTCTTTAAAAAGCTTCAAGACAATTACAAGTATATTAAAGATTTAGCTTCATGGTTATTTTTTGAACGATCTCGGTTTTTCTCTGAGAGGTTCGTGATGCATGATCTCTTGCATGACTTGGCAATATTCCTTGCTGGAGACTTCTATTGTAAAATAGAAGAACTTGGTgaacaagaaagaaagaaggttCTCACTCGTCATTTGTCACATTTGCGAGGTGGAAGCTTAGATCATCCAATCTCAAAAGTCTTCAAGTCCATCGTGAAGTCAGAATCTTTGAGGACATCTTTGTATGTCGATGATTTGTTAAGCAAGAAAAGCAGAGCAACAAAGTTGAAATACTTGAGAGTTTTATCCTTTGATAAACTTGATGTATTACCAGATTCAATAGGTGAATTGATTCATCTACGCTATTTGAATCTCTCTCAGACCGATGTTAAGACATTACCAGAGTCACTATGCAACTTGTATAATCTACAAACATTAATATTGTATGCATGTTATAAGCTGACCATGTTGCCCAATGACATGCATAAACTTGTGAATTTACGGCATCTTGATCTTAGGGGAACTTCTTTGGAAGAAATGACTAGAGGAATAAGTAAATTGAAACACAAGCCTATTTTAGATTACTTTGCGGTGGGCAAGCACGAAGACAATGGAATACAGGAATTAGGAGGGCTCCCAAATCTTGAAGGATCATTTGAGATTAAGAAGTTGGAGAATGTTGTTGATGCGAGACAAGCAAGGAGTGCAAGGATGTTGGAGAAGAACCACATTGACAAGTTATCGTTGGAATGGTCTTCAGGTAGTGAGATGGTTTCCAACATAGAGACTGAGAGAGATATACTCGATGACTTGCaaccgcacaatggcttgaaagagTTGAGAATGAAGGGATACAAGGGCGAAACATTTCCAGTTTGGGTGGGGGACTGTTCCTACAACAATATGACAAGCGTAACACTAGCATCTTGCAAGAATTGCTGCATGCTACCTTCACTTGGACAGCTGCCATCTCTTAAGTACCTGAGCATTAAAGGTTTGGATCAGCTGAGGATTATTGGCGAAGAGTTTTACAATAATGACAGCGGTCATCATTCTTCGCCTATTGCACCGTTTCCTTCACTCGAGGAATTGGTGTTTGCTAACATGCCATGCTGGGAGGAGTGGCACGTACCTCACCCAGAAGCTTTTCCTCGGCTTAGGAAACTTCGAATAAAAGAGTGTCCAACGTTAAAGGGAGATATGCTTAATGCCATATCCTTGAGAATGGTTTCTTCTTTGTCGGATGCTTCCGAAGTTCGCAAGCTGGAAATACGGGGAGATCATGAAGAAAGGTATGATGAGATGCTATATCGGGATACTTTATCAATTGGGGGATGTGAATCCGCAGTGAAGTCTGCATTAAACCTTCTAGCTTGCTTCCCAGAAATATGTATCGGGGGGTGTTCGTCTGCTGTATCCTTTCCGGGCAATTGTTTACCTAAATCTCTGCAAAAGCTGATAATCAATGATTGCAGAAACTTGGAATTTCCTGAGCAACAACAGCAGAAGTATGATTTGGTAGAGCTAAAAATACAACACAGCTGTGATTCACTGACCTCCTTGTCGTTGGATGTCTTTCCCAATCTCAAGACTCTCGATATATATGGGTGTAGGAATCTGGAATCAGTGTCAATGTCAGAGGCACCACACGCTGCTCTTGAAGAAGTCACCATCAATGACTGCTCCAAATTAGTGTCATTAGCAGGAGAAGGACTGGCTGCACCCAACTTGACTTATCTCAATGTTAGCAAATGCTACAGGTTGGAGGCATTGCCACAGGACATGAATAATCTTCTCCCAAGTTTACGGTCTCTGGATATATATAGTTGCTCGAAAATTTGTAGCAGGTTGCCAGAGGGTGGTTTGCCGCCTAACTTGAAAGAGCTTAGTGCGGGAGGTTGCGAGGAACAAATGAGGAGTCTATCATGGATGGGCAACTTGGACACCCTCACTCATCTTACCATTCATGGTTCTGATTGTGATAGCGTGACGTCATTCCTAGGTTCGCTGCCTCACCTTCCCTCCCTTACCACTCTTGAGATATCATTCTTCAAGAATCTGGAGACATTGGAGTGCAACGAGCTTCTCCGCCTCACCTCCCTTCAACAATTGCACATTCAGTGCTGCCACAAGCTGGAGAATATGGAAGGAGAAAAGCTGCCTCCCTCTCTCTTGCGACTTAAACTTTATTATTGTGGTTTGCTGGGAGAACACTGCAAGAACAAGCATCAACTAATCTGGCCCAAAATTTCCCACATCCCCACCATTCAAGTCGATTTCAAACATATTTCCTAA